In Micromonospora sp. WMMA1363, a genomic segment contains:
- a CDS encoding phage holin family protein: MGFLIRLATTAVALWITTLIVPGVEVSGRSGANTALTLVAVALIFGVVNAVLKPLIIIVGCVFYLLTLGLFALVVNALLFLLTDRIARALDLPFQVNGFWAAFWGAIVMAVVTWLISIVVPDTGERR, from the coding sequence ATGGGCTTCCTGATCCGGCTGGCGACCACTGCGGTCGCGTTGTGGATCACCACGCTCATCGTGCCCGGTGTGGAGGTCAGCGGCCGGTCCGGCGCGAACACGGCCCTCACCCTGGTCGCCGTGGCACTGATCTTCGGTGTGGTCAACGCCGTACTCAAGCCGCTGATCATAATTGTGGGCTGTGTCTTCTACCTGCTCACCCTCGGGCTGTTCGCGCTGGTGGTGAACGCTCTGCTCTTTCTGCTCACCGACCGGATCGCTCGGGCGCTGGACCTTCCGTTTCAGGTGAACGGTTTCTGGGCGGCGTTCTGGGGCGCGATCGTGATGGCCGTGGTGACCTGGCTGATCAGCATCGTCGTGCCGGACACCGGGGAGCGGAGATGA
- a CDS encoding LPXTG cell wall anchor domain-containing protein, whose amino-acid sequence MLTPHPKELHAQALDPALARRAGRRRRVRRRLRHPRLRRGKRGRGLLFANNALLAPDGGPKSVTLYAFTESFPEDLTVTVDRGTVNDFADVSLTHTRADCTETASSITCDLKGGEVIDFLLDLTVEAKDSAGAGDTGELTFTVDAKGEESVRTTATVEIGEGIDLTAQESFAFSGAPGTSKKAPLGVSNVGKTTARDAVLFLAMTPGLAPAERHSNCSYLFALGTQFAQCTVGEIAPGAVLQLDDSSALKIVDDAWAPGEQYGTAVWFGSGDWSEFLTEFPIPTEEWQKGSGDALELVSAVMTTAARGLKQVDTDPSNNITEILATVKGDQHADAAATGAEVAGSVGETVTAKVGFVNNGPAMINTYLPGELTTTAEVTIPAGATAVAAPESCAPVNGDDIGGFGEPGGRVYFCEWFDVLRKGEAALLEFGLRIDKLSGAAGSVELLHFDFGDDDSRVADLNPNNDVAPFALKGAAGGQGGGDGDGPTLPITGANAGLIAGIGGVLLAAGAAGFVVARRRKTRFVA is encoded by the coding sequence TTGCTGACCCCTCATCCGAAGGAACTCCATGCTCAAGCACTCGACCCGGCGCTGGCTCGCCGGGCTGGGCGTCGTAGGCGCGTTCGTCGCCGCCTCCGCCACCCCCGCCTTCGCCGAGGAAAGCGGGGACGAGGTCTTCTCTTCGCGAACAACGCCCTCCTGGCACCCGATGGTGGCCCGAAGTCCGTCACGCTGTATGCCTTCACCGAGTCCTTCCCCGAGGACCTGACGGTCACGGTCGACCGGGGCACGGTCAACGACTTCGCCGACGTCAGCCTCACCCACACCCGGGCCGACTGCACCGAGACGGCAAGCAGCATCACCTGCGATCTCAAGGGCGGAGAGGTCATCGACTTCCTGCTCGACCTGACCGTCGAGGCCAAGGACTCCGCGGGCGCCGGCGACACGGGCGAGCTGACCTTCACCGTCGACGCCAAGGGTGAAGAGAGCGTCCGCACCACGGCGACGGTTGAGATCGGAGAGGGTATCGACCTGACGGCACAGGAAAGCTTCGCGTTCTCCGGCGCACCGGGTACGTCGAAGAAGGCCCCGCTCGGCGTGTCGAACGTCGGTAAGACGACCGCCCGCGACGCGGTGCTGTTCCTTGCGATGACTCCGGGACTCGCTCCGGCGGAGCGCCACTCGAACTGCTCCTACCTCTTCGCGCTCGGCACCCAGTTCGCCCAGTGCACTGTCGGCGAGATCGCGCCTGGTGCTGTTCTTCAGCTCGATGACTCGTCCGCGCTGAAGATCGTCGACGATGCCTGGGCGCCGGGCGAGCAGTACGGCACGGCGGTGTGGTTCGGCAGCGGCGACTGGTCGGAGTTCCTGACGGAGTTTCCCATCCCGACCGAAGAGTGGCAGAAGGGGAGCGGGGACGCCCTGGAGTTGGTGTCGGCCGTGATGACCACGGCCGCTCGCGGGCTCAAGCAGGTCGATACCGATCCGTCGAACAACATCACCGAGATCCTGGCGACCGTCAAGGGCGACCAGCACGCGGACGCCGCCGCCACCGGCGCGGAGGTCGCCGGATCGGTCGGCGAAACGGTGACCGCGAAGGTCGGTTTCGTGAACAACGGCCCCGCCATGATCAACACTTACCTGCCGGGTGAGCTCACCACCACCGCCGAGGTCACCATTCCCGCGGGCGCGACCGCCGTGGCCGCGCCGGAGAGCTGCGCGCCGGTCAACGGCGACGACATCGGCGGGTTCGGCGAGCCCGGCGGACGTGTCTACTTCTGTGAGTGGTTCGACGTTCTGCGCAAGGGTGAAGCCGCCCTCCTCGAGTTCGGTCTGCGGATCGACAAGCTTTCCGGTGCCGCCGGCTCCGTCGAGCTGCTGCACTTCGATTTCGGCGATGACGACAGCCGCGTCGCCGATCTGAACCCGAACAACGATGTCGCCCCGTTCGCCCTCAAGGGCGCGGCCGGTGGCCAGGGCGGCGGCGACGGGGACGGCCCGACCCTGCCGATCACCGGTGCCAACGCCGGCCTGATCGCCGGCATCGGCGGCGTGCTGCTCGCCGCCGGCGCGGCCGGCTTCGTGGTGGCCCGCCGACGGAAGACCCGTTTCGTGGCCTGA
- a CDS encoding 3' terminal RNA ribose 2'-O-methyltransferase Hen1 — protein sequence MLLTVSTTHRPATDLGHLLVKHPDRAHSFDVPTGTAHVFYPEAGEDRCTAALLLEVDPLRLAGARGKGRQAAPAPESFTLGRYVNDRPYAASSLLSSALSRVYRSALRGESRERPELARTPIPLTVRVPVLRCRGGADVAVRMFGPLGWTVDAIPIPLDGEHPEWGDSRYVDLTLTGTLRVADALNHLYVLLPVLDDAKHYWVAPDEVDKLLRAGAGWLAGHPERSMITRRYLAHRRALAGQALARLAEQRLTDESAAVDADTIDTDSVEAADAATAPARLSLAVRRREVVHAALAAAGANRVLDLGCGGGALLATLVGDSRFTEIVGTDVSTHALDLSARRLRLDRLPERRRNRIRLWQSALTYRDDRLRGYDAAVLMEVIEHVDPARLPALEDTVFGHAQPATVVVTTPNSEYNVCYEGLAAGRFRHADHRFEWTRAEFADWVARVGSTYGYAAARRGIGDEDPEVGAPTQLAVFTRTEADR from the coding sequence GTGCTGCTCACCGTCTCCACCACCCACCGGCCGGCGACCGACCTCGGTCACCTGCTGGTGAAGCACCCGGACCGCGCGCACTCCTTCGACGTGCCCACCGGCACCGCGCACGTCTTCTATCCCGAGGCCGGCGAGGACCGCTGCACCGCCGCCCTGCTGCTCGAGGTGGACCCGCTACGCCTCGCGGGGGCGCGCGGCAAGGGTCGGCAGGCGGCACCGGCCCCCGAAAGCTTCACCCTCGGGCGCTACGTCAACGACCGACCGTACGCCGCGTCCAGCCTGCTCTCCTCGGCTCTGTCCCGCGTCTACCGGTCGGCTCTGCGCGGCGAGTCCCGGGAGCGGCCGGAGCTGGCACGGACGCCCATCCCCCTCACGGTCCGCGTGCCGGTGCTGCGGTGCCGGGGTGGCGCGGACGTGGCGGTACGGATGTTCGGCCCGCTCGGCTGGACGGTCGACGCCATCCCGATCCCGCTCGACGGGGAGCACCCCGAGTGGGGGGACAGCCGGTACGTGGACCTCACGCTGACCGGCACACTGCGGGTCGCCGACGCCCTGAACCACCTGTACGTGCTGCTGCCGGTGCTGGACGACGCGAAGCACTACTGGGTCGCCCCGGATGAGGTGGACAAGTTGCTCCGGGCCGGTGCCGGTTGGCTGGCCGGCCACCCCGAACGCAGCATGATCACGCGCCGATACCTGGCGCACCGGCGCGCGTTGGCCGGGCAGGCCCTGGCACGTCTCGCCGAGCAGCGCCTCACCGACGAGTCAGCCGCCGTCGACGCGGACACCATTGACACGGACAGCGTTGAGGCGGCCGACGCGGCGACCGCCCCGGCCCGGCTCTCACTCGCCGTGCGGCGGCGGGAGGTCGTGCACGCGGCGCTGGCCGCAGCTGGCGCGAACCGCGTGCTGGACCTGGGCTGCGGCGGCGGGGCACTGCTCGCGACGCTGGTGGGCGATAGCCGGTTCACCGAAATCGTCGGCACCGACGTGTCCACCCACGCGCTCGACCTCTCCGCCCGGCGACTGAGGCTGGACCGCCTGCCGGAGCGGCGACGCAACCGGATCCGGCTCTGGCAGTCCGCGCTGACCTACCGGGACGACCGGCTGCGCGGATACGACGCGGCGGTGCTGATGGAGGTGATCGAGCATGTCGACCCGGCCCGACTGCCCGCGCTGGAGGACACCGTGTTCGGCCACGCCCAGCCAGCCACAGTCGTGGTGACGACGCCGAACTCGGAGTACAACGTGTGCTACGAAGGCTTGGCCGCCGGCCGCTTCCGGCACGCCGACCACCGGTTCGAGTGGACTCGCGCCGAGTTCGCCGACTGGGTCGCCCGGGTCGGATCGACCTACGGCTACGCGGCGGCGCGGCGCGGGATCGGCGACGAGGACCCCGAAGTGGGGGCGCCGACCCAGCTCGCCGTGTTCACCCGGACGGAGGCCGACCGATGA
- a CDS encoding polynucleotide kinase-phosphatase, with product MTVLDLPELALVALVGVSGSGKSTFARRNFAATQVLSSDAFRAMVADDENDQSASADAFGALHYVAGKRLRAGRLTVVDATNLQPHARTALVRIAREHDVLPVAIVLDVPEALAWERTRARADRTFGRPVLTRMQRDLRRTYGQLTREGFRKVHVLRGVEEIEAAQIRYEKLFNDRRELTGPFDIVGDVHGCRAELEALLVRLGWELVRDDAGRPVDATHPAGRTAVFVGDLVDRGPDSPGVLRLVMGMVAAGHALCVPGNHEQKLLRRLRGRDVRLTHGLAETMAQLAAEPADFVAAAATFVDGLVSHYVLDGGRLVVAHAGLKEEYQGRASGRVRAFALFGETTGETDEYGLPVRYPWAREYRGSATVVYGHTPTPEPEWLNDTICIDTGCVFGGRLTALRYPERELVSVPAEREWYAPARPLTAAPARPDEVLELTDVTGRRHVEHAYGSLTVPAENAAAALEVMSRFAVDPHRLVWLPPTMAPCSTSTLDGYLEHPAEAFADYRAAGVDRVVCEEKHMGSRAVVLVDRNPGAGPFRGGAVYTRTGRPFFGEPLDGELLGRLRAAVDAAGLWAELDTDWLLLDCELLPWSAKAGGLIREQYASVGAAGRAALPAALATLDAAAARGLDLGALRERMARRRDDVSAYSAVYRAYVGPTDGLRGVTLAPFAVLACAGASYTDRDHGWHLGLADRLCAADPAFFTPTRRQVVDLSDSAAETEATDWWLALTANGGEGMVVKPYAGPAARSARGSLLQPGVKCRGREYLRIVYGPEYTEPERLALLRRRSLGRKRGLALREHALGLAALDALVAGAPLWRRHELVFAILACESESVDPRL from the coding sequence ATGACCGTCCTCGACCTTCCCGAGCTTGCCCTGGTCGCGCTCGTCGGGGTGTCCGGCTCGGGCAAGTCCACGTTCGCCCGCCGGAACTTCGCGGCCACGCAGGTGCTCTCCTCGGACGCCTTCCGGGCGATGGTCGCCGACGACGAGAACGACCAGTCCGCGTCCGCCGACGCGTTCGGCGCGCTGCACTACGTGGCTGGCAAGCGACTGCGGGCCGGCCGGCTCACCGTGGTCGACGCGACGAACCTCCAGCCGCACGCCCGGACGGCCCTGGTCCGGATCGCCCGGGAACACGACGTGCTGCCGGTGGCGATCGTGTTGGACGTGCCCGAGGCGTTGGCGTGGGAGCGCACCCGGGCTCGCGCCGATCGCACCTTCGGCCGCCCGGTCCTCACCCGGATGCAGCGGGATCTGCGCCGCACGTACGGTCAGCTCACCCGCGAGGGATTCCGGAAGGTGCACGTGCTGCGGGGCGTCGAGGAGATCGAGGCCGCGCAGATCCGCTACGAGAAGCTGTTCAACGACCGGCGGGAGCTGACCGGTCCGTTCGACATCGTGGGCGACGTGCACGGGTGCCGTGCCGAGCTGGAGGCGCTGCTGGTCCGGCTCGGCTGGGAGCTGGTCCGCGACGACGCGGGTCGGCCGGTGGACGCTACACACCCGGCGGGACGTACTGCGGTCTTCGTCGGTGACCTGGTGGACCGCGGCCCGGACTCCCCTGGGGTGCTTCGCCTGGTGATGGGCATGGTCGCGGCCGGGCACGCGCTCTGCGTGCCCGGCAACCACGAGCAGAAGCTGCTGCGCAGGCTGCGCGGCCGGGACGTGCGGCTCACGCACGGCCTGGCCGAGACGATGGCGCAACTCGCCGCCGAGCCGGCGGACTTCGTGGCCGCGGCGGCGACGTTCGTCGACGGCCTGGTCAGCCACTACGTGCTGGACGGCGGCCGGCTGGTGGTCGCGCACGCCGGGCTGAAGGAGGAGTACCAGGGCCGCGCGTCCGGCCGGGTACGCGCGTTCGCCCTGTTCGGGGAGACCACCGGGGAGACCGACGAGTACGGGCTGCCGGTGCGCTACCCGTGGGCACGGGAGTACCGAGGCTCGGCGACGGTTGTGTACGGGCACACGCCCACCCCGGAGCCGGAGTGGCTGAACGACACCATCTGCATCGACACCGGCTGCGTGTTCGGCGGGCGGCTCACCGCGCTGCGTTATCCGGAACGGGAGCTGGTCTCGGTGCCGGCGGAACGGGAGTGGTACGCCCCGGCCCGCCCGTTGACGGCCGCGCCGGCCAGGCCAGACGAGGTGCTGGAGCTGACCGACGTGACCGGCCGGCGGCACGTGGAGCACGCCTATGGCTCGCTGACCGTGCCGGCCGAGAACGCCGCCGCGGCGCTGGAGGTGATGAGCCGCTTCGCGGTCGACCCGCACCGGCTGGTCTGGTTGCCACCGACGATGGCGCCGTGCTCGACGTCGACACTCGACGGCTACCTGGAGCACCCGGCCGAGGCGTTCGCGGACTACCGCGCGGCGGGTGTGGACCGCGTGGTCTGCGAGGAGAAGCACATGGGCTCGCGGGCGGTGGTGCTGGTCGACCGGAACCCGGGAGCCGGGCCGTTCCGGGGCGGCGCGGTGTACACGCGGACCGGCCGGCCGTTCTTCGGGGAGCCGTTGGACGGCGAGCTGCTCGGCCGGCTCCGCGCGGCGGTCGACGCCGCCGGGCTCTGGGCCGAGCTGGACACCGACTGGCTGCTGCTGGACTGCGAGCTGCTCCCCTGGTCGGCCAAGGCGGGTGGGCTGATCCGTGAGCAGTACGCGAGCGTCGGCGCCGCCGGCCGGGCCGCCCTGCCGGCAGCACTGGCCACGCTGGATGCCGCGGCCGCCCGGGGGCTCGACCTGGGCGCGCTGCGGGAGCGGATGGCCCGCCGCCGGGACGACGTGTCCGCCTACTCGGCGGTGTACCGGGCGTACGTGGGACCGACCGACGGGCTGCGTGGGGTGACGTTGGCGCCGTTCGCGGTGCTGGCGTGCGCGGGGGCGAGCTACACCGACCGGGACCACGGCTGGCACCTCGGCTTGGCCGACCGGCTCTGCGCCGCCGATCCGGCGTTCTTCACCCCGACCCGCCGGCAGGTGGTCGACCTCTCCGACTCGGCCGCCGAGACGGAGGCCACCGACTGGTGGCTCGCGCTCACCGCCAACGGGGGCGAAGGCATGGTGGTCAAGCCGTACGCCGGGCCGGCGGCGCGGTCGGCGCGGGGTTCGCTGCTCCAGCCCGGCGTCAAGTGTCGAGGCCGGGAGTACCTACGGATCGTCTACGGTCCCGAGTACACCGAGCCGGAGCGGCTGGCCCTGTTGCGCCGCCGCTCGCTGGGGCGCAAGCGCGGCCTCGCACTGCGCGAACACGCCCTCGGGCTGGCCGCCCTGGACGCGCTGGTCGCCGGGGCGCCGCTGTGGCGCCGCCACGAGTTGGTGTTCGCGATCCTCGCCTGCGAGTCCGAGTCGGTCGACCCACGGCTGTAG